In Dehalococcoidia bacterium, the DNA window CCACGTCCTCCTTCATCATGATCTTGATAGCGTCGGCCACCGGTTGCAGGAGACCGAACGGACCGGCGCGATTCGGCCCCATTCTCAGTTGAAACGGCCCCATGAATCGGCGCTCAAACCAGATGAAAGACATCACCAGCAAGAGCGCACCGGCGATGATGCCTACACCAAAGACCACCCAATGCGCCCAGAAATTGTGGAAGGGCCAATCCGAGGAAACCGGACTATCCAGCCACCAAGAGGCGGGTGAGACTGTTTGAGGGGCTTCGGGCAGAGTTATCATTATCGATCTACACTCGCCAGACAGATATCGATGCTTCCAAAGGTGACGATCAGATCGGCGATCTTGCTGCCGACCACGATATCGCGCAGCACACCCAAATTGATGAAGTCCGGTGCGCGAACGTGCCAGCGATACGGCTTGGCCGAGCCGTCGCTGACCAGATAGAACCCCATCTCGCCCTTGGGCGCTTCGATCGCGGCGTAAACCTCTCCCTTCGGCGGGCGCAACACCTTGGGAGTCCTGGCCCTTATCGACGAGATCGGGGAAAGGTCCTTCATCTTTGCCAGCGCCTGCCTGACGATCCGATGGCTTTGCATGACCTCTGCCATGCGGACCCGATAGCGATCATAGTTGTCGCCATTTTGGCCCACGATCACATCGAAGTTCAGGCGATCATAGAACGAATAGGAATTGTCTCGCCTCAGGTCCCAGTCCACCCCGCTGGCGCGCAGGCACGGTCCGCTCATCGAGGCGTTGATGGCTTGCCGGGCAGAGATCACGCCGGTCCCCATGGTTCGGGCCTGCAAGATTTCATTGCCCTTCAGCAGGTCTTCAAACTCCTGAAAATAGCCGGGGAAGTCATCGAGAAACTTCTCCAGCGCCGGAACAAATTCCGACGGCACGTCCTGGCTCACTCCGCCGATCCGCATGTAGTTGTAAAGCAGCCGCTGGCCGCAAGCCATCTCAAAGAGGTCAACGAGTTTTTCCCGTTCCCGCCACATCAGCAAGAGCGGCGTCATCATTGCGCCCAGATCGTTGAGGAAGAATCCTACCGCGATCAGGTGATTGACCATGCGCTGCAGCTCGCACATGATCACCCGGAGGTATTCCGCCCGCTCCGGAACTTCGATCCCCATCAGCTTCTCCACGCTGAGGCAATACCCGAAATTGCCTGCCATGGAGGAAACATAATCCAGCCGGTCCGTAAACGGGGTGTTCTGGGTATAGTTGCGGCCTTCGGCCAGCTTCTCTATTCCCCGGTGAAGATAGCCGAACATCGGCTCCATTTCCCGGACCACTTCTCCGTCCAAAGTCACCCGCATGCGGAAAACGCCATGCGTCGAGGGATGGTGGGGCCCCATATTCACAGTGACCAGTTCAGTCTTCAGCGGCATATCGCTTAAGCCTTCGGCTTGCCAAAGTCCTTTCTGAGCGGATACCCTTCAAATCCGTCCCAGAGGACGATCCGCTTTAAATTGGGATGCCCGGCAAACCGGATTCCCATCAGATCGAATATCTCCCGCTCCTGCAATTCAGCTCCCCGCCATAAGGGGGTGATCGAGAATATCTCTGGGTTTTCCCGATCCGAAATACGCGCCTTAACGCACAAGGTGTGCTTCATCGTTAGCGACGTGAGGTGGTAAACGATCTCAAAGTGGTCAGCGTTGTCTACCGCCGTGACGCCGTTGAGATAGTTGAAATCGAAATCCGGCGACTCCTTGAGGAAACGCATCACCTCGACCATTTTCCCTGATGCAATGACGATTATGGCTTCGTTGCTCTCGATAACGGCATCGGGTACCTGCCCTGTGATTCGGGCGGCCATCTCATTCCCGTC includes these proteins:
- a CDS encoding NADH-quinone oxidoreductase subunit D; protein product: MPLKTELVTVNMGPHHPSTHGVFRMRVTLDGEVVREMEPMFGYLHRGIEKLAEGRNYTQNTPFTDRLDYVSSMAGNFGYCLSVEKLMGIEVPERAEYLRVIMCELQRMVNHLIAVGFFLNDLGAMMTPLLLMWREREKLVDLFEMACGQRLLYNYMRIGGVSQDVPSEFVPALEKFLDDFPGYFQEFEDLLKGNEILQARTMGTGVISARQAINASMSGPCLRASGVDWDLRRDNSYSFYDRLNFDVIVGQNGDNYDRYRVRMAEVMQSHRIVRQALAKMKDLSPISSIRARTPKVLRPPKGEVYAAIEAPKGEMGFYLVSDGSAKPYRWHVRAPDFINLGVLRDIVVGSKIADLIVTFGSIDICLASVDR
- a CDS encoding NADH-quinone oxidoreductase subunit C: MKLKALDGNEMAARITGQVPDAVIESNEAIIVIASGKMVEVMRFLKESPDFDFNYLNGVTAVDNADHFEIVYHLTSLTMKHTLCVKARISDRENPEIFSITPLWRGAELQEREIFDLMGIRFAGHPNLKRIVLWDGFEGYPLRKDFGKPKA